Proteins from a genomic interval of Syngnathus acus chromosome 4, fSynAcu1.2, whole genome shotgun sequence:
- the plvapb gene encoding plasmalemma vesicle associated protein b isoform X2, translating into MYSSSYSRAKFGLEAKEPLHKPKSKSCGYYLRIVFFFSSLIQSLIIISLVLFLIYGQPEKSAEEMRVKELEQGFNRLSENNVQLRKEKGELGAQLGARTAEKDALAKQLEQLMTDANATKFYLMNKLAYCERQVTTRNMMMRCPTPPIQPPVAVTTSNELRTLQSLSAQQKAMIELIKTNFTHTVHYLSQERDNALEDRDVHHQDVISLRKENTMFKEQLTIYTGKCKEDFAHSLDGIQLVTRDFLNKINNLFPHQLTFHLTCESQQEQVEKIRNSCTNLSRDVENKFQRYLDNVGNKVAEIQATSSRLEVQNSHLRADLTSCEGNRNETIIETSRQLQLKQTTHDDKMAKLLIEQNRLREQKQLLADTLALKENELQTLRALPNCKAR; encoded by the exons ATGTACAGCAGCAGCTATTCccgggccaaatttggcctgGAGGCCAAGGAGCCGTTGCACAAACCCAAAAGCAAGAGCTGTGGCTACTACTTGAGGATTgtgttcttcttctcctcactCATCCAGtccctcatcatcatcagcctAGTGCTGTTCCTCATCTACGGGCAGCCGGAGAAGTCAGCCGAGGAGATGAGAGTCAAG GAGCTGGAGCAGGGCTTCAACAGGCTGAGTGAGAACAACGTACAGCTGAGGAAGGAGAAAGGCGAGCTGGGAGCTCAACTCGGGGCACGTACAGCTGAGAAAGATGCACTTGCCAAACAGCTGGAGCAGCTTATGACCGATGCTAACGCCACAAAGTTTTACCTAATGAATAAATTA GCCTACTGTGAGAGGCAGGTGACAACGCGAAACATGATGATGCGCTGCCCGACTCCCCCAATACAACCACCGGTTGCCGTTACTACTAGCA ATGAGCTGAGAACTTTACAGAGCCTCAGCGCGCAGCAGAAAGCAATGATTGAACTCATCAAAACCAACTTCACTCACACGGTCCACTACCTGAGTCAGGAACGGGACAACGCCCTTGAGGACAGAGACGTCCACCACCAGGACGTCATCTCTCTTCGCAAAGaaaacaccatgttcaaggaGCAGCTCACCATCTACACCGG GAAATGTAAAGAGGACTTCGCTCATTCCCTGGATGGGATCCAATTGGTGACCAGGGATTTTCtgaacaaaatcaacaacCTGTTCCCCCACCAGCTGACCTTTCACCTCACCTGTGAAAGCCAGCAGGAGCAAGTGGAGAAGATAAGAAACAGCTGCACCAACCTGTCCAGAGATGTGGAGAACAAGTTTCAGCGGTATTTGGACAATGTGGGCAACAAG GTGGCTGAGATTCAAGCCACGTCAAGCCGACTGGAGGTGCAAAACTCCCACTTGCGCGCTGACCTGACGAGTTGTGAAGGTAACCGCAACGAGACAATCATTGAGACCAGCAGGCAGCTGCAACTCAAGCAGACCACTCATGACGACAAG ATGGCCAAACTGCTGATTGAGCAGAACCGGCTAAGAGAGCAGAAACAATTGCTAGCGGACACTTTGGCcctgaaagaaaatgagcTTCAAACCCTCAGGGCATTGCCCAATTGCAAG GCGAGATGA
- the babam1 gene encoding BRISC and BRCA1-A complex member 1, protein METPEPGPADGEQRLVELRPRTRSNPEGAEDRRSSTGSLGGGGNPTLSQPAVGSRVEGEGEASTSDSPPTSTTTIISTAVAQTVTPVAAATTAVQHALGAACKDRPKATPQQPTMTTAVLPPAEYQIRVPRVNCPEKVIICLDLSEEMCLPKLESFNGSKTNALNISQKMIEMFVRTKHKIDKRHEFALVVVNDDALWLSGFTSDPRELCSCLYDLDTNVCEPFNLEDLLSVIRQKIELPSMENVQTVPPPYVVRTVLIYSRHAGQLQLNPSEAVSKMLQSPYFFFDVVYLHNGAEEHGEDTSWRDNYASFCNLDSKDMCYRFEVPLSGPAIELHNCMAKLLAHPLQRPFQSHASYSLLEGDEAQDIEATV, encoded by the exons ATGGAGACGCCCGAGCCTGGCCCTGCGGATGGTGAGCAGCGTCTGGTGGAGCTGAGACCACGAACCCGCTCCAACCCCGAAGGTGCGGAAGACCGTCGGAGCAGCACAGGTAGCCTCGGAGGCGGAGGGAATCCCACTTTATCGCAACCTGCCGTGGGGAGTCGTGTCGAAGGGGAGGGCGAGGCCTCGACCAGCGACAGTCCTCCGACTTCCACCACTACGATCATCTCCACGGCTGTGGCTCAGACCGTCACCCCTGTTGCCGCCGCGACGACCGCCGTCCAACATGCTTTGGGAGCTGCATGCAAGGATCGGCCCAAGGCCACGCCACAACAGCCCACAATGACAACCGCTGTCCTCCCACCAGCAGAATACCAAATCCGAGTTCCTCGTGTCAACTGTCCAGAGAAAGTG ATCATCTGCCTGGACCTCTCTGAAGAGATGTGTTTACCCAAGCTGGAGTCTTTTAATGG CTCTAAAACAAACGCCCTGAACATCTCCCAGAAGATGATCGAGATGTTTGTCAGAACGAAGCACAAGATTGACAAGCGGCACGAGTTTGCTCTGGTGGTGGTTAATGATGATGCTCTCTGG CTCTCAGGCTTCACTTCAGACCCTCGAGAACTATGCAGCTGTCTGTATGACCTGGACACCAACGTGTGCGAGCCTTTCA ACCTGGAAGATCTTCTCAGTGTCAT TCGTCAGAAGATCGAGCTGCCGTCAATGGAGAATGTTCAGACCGTGCCGCCTCCGTACGTGGTGCGGACCGTACTTATTTACAGCCGCCATGCCGGACAGCTTCAGCTCAACCCCTCCGAGGCGGTCAGT AAAATGCTACAATCTCcctattttttctttgacgTGGTCTACCTCCACAATGGTGCCGAAGAGCACGGCGAGGATACAAGCTGGCGG GACAACTATGCATCTTTCTGCAACCTGGACTCAAAGGACATGTGCTATCGCTTCGAGGTTCCCTTGAGCGGCCCTGCCATCGAGCTGCACAATTGCATGGCCAAACTTCTCGCTCACCCTTTGCAGAGGCCTTTCCAGAGCCACGCGTCCTACAGCCTCCTGGAGGGAGATGAAGCGCAGGATATTGAGGCCACCGTCTAG
- the nr2f6b gene encoding nuclear receptor subfamily 2 group F member 6b yields MAMVSGGWGNPNGDAMGLEEKVYLRREEEEASPHAGSSDVDVADEDKACVLDCVVCGDKSSGKHYGVFTCEGCKSFFKRSIRRNLNYSCRSNRECQIDQHHRNQCQYCRLKKCFHVGMRKEAVQRGRIPPSHSGISPNSQRAGGAGGVLPNHLGADYFNGQPVSELISQLLRAEPYPHSRYGTPYGQAQMGASASGASVMGIDSICELAARLLFSTIEWARNIPYFPELPVSEQVALLRLSWSELFILNAAQSALPLHMAPLLAAAGFHSSPMSAERVVSFMDQVRIFQDQVDKLNRLQVDTAEYSCLKAIALFSPDACGLNDPAHVESLQEKAQVALTEYERLQYPNHPQRFGRLLLRLPALRAVPANLISQLFFMRLVGKTPIETLIRDMQLSGSSISWPYAPGP; encoded by the exons ATGGCCATGGTAAGTGGGGGATGGGGCAACCCCAACGGGGACGCCATGGGACTGGAGGAGAAGGTATACCTGcggcgggaggaggaggaggcttcGCCCCACGCCGGAAGCAGCGATGTGGACGTCGCCGATGAGGACAAGGCCTGCGTGCTGGACTGCGTGGTGTGCGGCGACAAGTCCAGCGGGAAACACTACGGCGTGTTCACGTGCGAGGGCTGCAAGAGCTTCTTCAAAAGGAGCATCCGACGTAACCTCAACTACTCCTGCAG ATCAAACCGAGAATGCCAAATCGACCAGCACCATCGCAACCAGTGCCAGTACTGTCGACTCAAGAAATGTTTCCATGTTGGCATGCGCAAAGAAG CTGTCCAGAGGGGTCGCATCCCACCTTCCCACTCAGGTATCAGTCCCAACTCCCAACGGGCCGGCGGAGCGGGAGGCGTGTTGCCCAATCACCTGGGAGCAGACTACTTCAACGGGCAGCCGGTGTCGGAGCTCATCTCCCAGCTGCTTCGGGCCGAGCCGTACCCTCACAGCCGCTACGGGACCCCGTACGGCCAGGCGCAGATGGGAGCTTCTGCGAGCGGAGCCTCCGTCATGGGCATTGACAGCATCTGCGAGCTAGCTGCCCGCCTCCTCTTCAGCACCATCGAGTGGGCCAGAAACATCCCGTACTTCCCAGAGCTGCCAGTTTCGGAGCAG GTGGCGCTGCTGAGGCTGAGCTGGAGCGAACTTTTCATTCTCAACGCAGCCCAGTCTGCTTTGCCACTCCACATGGCCCCCCTGCTGGCAGCGGCCGGCTTCCACTCGTCCCCAATGTCTGCCGAGAGGGTGGTGTCCTTCATGGACCAGGTCAGGATCTTCCAGGACCAAGTGGACAAGCTCAACAGACTGCAAGTGGACACAGCTGAATACAGCTGCCTGAAAGCCATCGCTCTCTTTTCACCAG ATGCATGCGGTCTGAATGATCCAGCCCACGTAGAGTCCCTGCAGGAGAAGGCCCAGGTGGCGTTGACCGAGTACGAGAGGTTGCAGTACCCCAACCATCCCCAGCGCTTCGGCCGCTTGCTCCTGCGCCTGCCGGCTCTTCGTGCCGTGCCAGCCAACCTCATCTCGCAGCTCTTCTTCATGCGCCTGGTGGGCAAGACCCCCATCGAGACGCTGATCCGAGACATGCAGTTGTCGGGGAGCTCCATCAGCTGGCCCTACGCCCCGGGACCGTAG
- the ushbp1 gene encoding Usher syndrome type-1C protein-binding protein 1 codes for MEQFRLVRCNSLDTASGSGKVPKMPLDHRGLYPELEPSPAELAQCEAEVGTLLSIIAEVNKKMGSLKAPSEPDDLRPPRPSSPLFLDLLSHRLVRSIPENSTTSDVKCRPSLPYRGGSSVMWAELKGALTAVEDSINYRRSWAAPITSSEREKPKEHLRAAQDSWAKATKILEEMEKEFGIACPSDVGREIFQEVVMEKQAPMVELQRAHSINQVEEEEKSKVGQQRAWRSAICSPPYKSSGSADRMSSSFPGSPLLLRRAAGGSLSSGGDSSPRSFVTSGSPCSSPNGLETEIERLNRYIEKLKTKNERLTVALERRRSECEQIGITLKRLEAECSTAHLALRYCEECEEAYGQLLSLYDAQRQQCLTNGAGVNNDQQTSSSPSPQNRKMSSDSEELSTAFTDVTKEMEKHKMQRTPEAIDREVALRQLIERLKRERAAICLPKPRPHLEKISPESAMRVGHLSKDNKPVESKRDKTSLFHEMITAREEMSDLRALIRLKEKELRCLEWSVVAQKAQEASGARVPQGPREKPEDRKTEQQRLCENADKVWSDADVSGLRSRPIWKELQVLLQREQALKKRLAFVYDSLNASLPESASNSDEHVARIAQAHSKALSSYRHIRRRYREQVWKLEQKLAAMMESQHTHNQTSKAAGEDSEWRREETVL; via the exons ATGGAG CAGTTTCGCTTGGTCCGATGTAACAGCTTGGATACGGCATCTGGCAGCGGCAAGGTGCCGAAGATGCCTTTGGACCACAGGGGCCTTTACCCTGAGCTGGAGCCTTCACCTGCAGAACTGGCTCAATGTGAAGCTGAAGTGGGCACGCTGCTCAGCATCATCGCTGAAGTCAACAAAAAGATGGGCTCGCTCAAGGCACCCAG TGAACCAGATGATCTGAGACCACCAAGACCATCCAGTCCTCTGTTTCTTGACCTGCTTTCACACAGACTAGTGAGAAGCATTCCAGAGAATAGCACCACGTCTGATGTCAAATGTAGACCTTCACTGCCTTATCGAg GGGGCAGTAGTGTCATGTGGGCAGAACTGAAAGGTGCTCTGACTGCTGTGGAGGACTCAATCAACTACAGACGGTCATGGGCGGCCCCCATCACATCCTCTGAGCGAGAAAAACCCAAAGAGCATCTAAGAGCAGCTCAGGATAGCTGGGCCAAGGCCACAAAG ATTTTGGAAGAGATGGAAAAGGAATTTGGGATTGCTTGCCCATCGGATGTGGGTAGGGAAATATTCCAGGAGGTAGTCATGGAAAAGCAGGCTCCAATGGTGGAACTGCAGAGAGCGCACAGCATCAaccaggtggaggaggaggagaagagcaag GTTGGTCAGCAGAGGGCCTGGAGGTCAGCCATTTGCTCTCCTCCCTACAAATCTTCAGGCAGCGCAGACCGGATGTCCTCCTCCTTTCCAGGTTCTCCTTTACTCCTCAGGAGAGCTGCAGGAGGCTCGCTATCTTCAGGAGGTGACAGCTCCCCACGGAGCTTTGTCACCTCAGGAAGTCCTTGTTCAAGCCCCAACGGCCTGGAGACTGAGATCGAACGCTTGAATAg GTACATTGAGAAGCTGAAGACCAAGAATGAGCGTCTGACTGTTGCTTTGGAGCGAAGGAGGTCAGAGTGTGAGCAGATCGGCATTACATTAAAGAGGCTGGAGGCCGAGTGCTCGACCGCGCACTTGGCTCTCCGATACTG TGAGGAGTGCGAAGAGGCTTACGGCCAACTTTTGTCGCTTTACGACGCTCAGAGGCAACAATGCTTGACCAACGGCGCAG GGGTCAATAACGACCAGCAGACTAGCAGCAGTCCGTCGCCTCAGAATAGGAAAATGTCAAGTGACAGTGAGGAGCTGTCCACCGCCTTCACTGACGTCACCAAGGagatggaaaaacacaaaatgcagaG AACGCCCGAAGCGATTGATCGAGAGGTTGCGCTCCGTCAGCTGATTGAGCGGCTAAAAAGAGAGCGGGCGGCCATTTGCCTCCCGAAGCCACGGCCACATCTAGAAAAAATCAGCCCAGAGTCTGCCATGAGAGTGGGACATTTATCCAAAGATAACAAGCCAGTGGAAAGCAAGAGAGATAAAACATCTCTGTTCCATGAGATGATCACAGCCAGG GAGGAGATGTCAGATCTCCGTGCTCTGATCCGTCTGAAGGAGAAAGAGCTGAGGTGTCTGGAGTGGAGCGTGGTGGCCCAAAAAGCACAAGAAGCATCTGGAGCACGTGTTCCCCAAGGCCCCCGAGAAAAGCCGGAGGACCGTAAGACTGAACAACAG AGACTCTGCGAGAATGCAGATAAAGTGTGGAGTGATGCTGATGTATCTGGGCTCAGGTCCAGGCCCATATGGAAGGAACTGCAAGTGCTACTTCAGAG GGAACAAGCCCTGAAGAAGAGGTTGGCCTTTGTTTATGACTCATTGAATGCATCGCTCCCCGAAAGCGCCTCCAACAGCGATGAGCACGTGGCACGGATTGCGCAAGCTCACAG TAAGGCCTTGAGTTCGTACAGACACATTCGCAGAAGATACAGGGAGCAAGTTTGGAAGCTGGAGCAGAAACTAGCAGCCATGATGGAAAGTCAGCACACGCACAACCAAACGTCCAAGGCAGCAGGAGAAGATTCAGAATGGAGGAGGGAAGAAACTGTTCTGTGA
- the plvapb gene encoding plasmalemma vesicle associated protein b isoform X1 produces MYSSSYSRAKFGLEAKEPLHKPKSKSCGYYLRIVFFFSSLIQSLIIISLVLFLIYGQPEKSAEEMRVKELEQGFNRLSENNVQLRKEKGELGAQLGARTAEKDALAKQLEQLMTDANATKFYLMNKLAYCERQVTTRNMMMRCPTPPIQPPVAVTTSNELRTLQSLSAQQKAMIELIKTNFTHTVHYLSQERDNALEDRDVHHQDVISLRKENTMFKEQLTIYTGKCKEDFAHSLDGIQLVTRDFLNKINNLFPHQLTFHLTCESQQEQVEKIRNSCTNLSRDVENKFQRYLDNVGNKVAEIQATSSRLEVQNSHLRADLTSCEGNRNETIIETSRQLQLKQTTHDDKMAKLLIEQNRLREQKQLLADTLALKENELQTLRALPNCKVGLPKPAGGPPFHQQNRQTSANLPAFAAPSLSKTPTAR; encoded by the exons ATGTACAGCAGCAGCTATTCccgggccaaatttggcctgGAGGCCAAGGAGCCGTTGCACAAACCCAAAAGCAAGAGCTGTGGCTACTACTTGAGGATTgtgttcttcttctcctcactCATCCAGtccctcatcatcatcagcctAGTGCTGTTCCTCATCTACGGGCAGCCGGAGAAGTCAGCCGAGGAGATGAGAGTCAAG GAGCTGGAGCAGGGCTTCAACAGGCTGAGTGAGAACAACGTACAGCTGAGGAAGGAGAAAGGCGAGCTGGGAGCTCAACTCGGGGCACGTACAGCTGAGAAAGATGCACTTGCCAAACAGCTGGAGCAGCTTATGACCGATGCTAACGCCACAAAGTTTTACCTAATGAATAAATTA GCCTACTGTGAGAGGCAGGTGACAACGCGAAACATGATGATGCGCTGCCCGACTCCCCCAATACAACCACCGGTTGCCGTTACTACTAGCA ATGAGCTGAGAACTTTACAGAGCCTCAGCGCGCAGCAGAAAGCAATGATTGAACTCATCAAAACCAACTTCACTCACACGGTCCACTACCTGAGTCAGGAACGGGACAACGCCCTTGAGGACAGAGACGTCCACCACCAGGACGTCATCTCTCTTCGCAAAGaaaacaccatgttcaaggaGCAGCTCACCATCTACACCGG GAAATGTAAAGAGGACTTCGCTCATTCCCTGGATGGGATCCAATTGGTGACCAGGGATTTTCtgaacaaaatcaacaacCTGTTCCCCCACCAGCTGACCTTTCACCTCACCTGTGAAAGCCAGCAGGAGCAAGTGGAGAAGATAAGAAACAGCTGCACCAACCTGTCCAGAGATGTGGAGAACAAGTTTCAGCGGTATTTGGACAATGTGGGCAACAAG GTGGCTGAGATTCAAGCCACGTCAAGCCGACTGGAGGTGCAAAACTCCCACTTGCGCGCTGACCTGACGAGTTGTGAAGGTAACCGCAACGAGACAATCATTGAGACCAGCAGGCAGCTGCAACTCAAGCAGACCACTCATGACGACAAG ATGGCCAAACTGCTGATTGAGCAGAACCGGCTAAGAGAGCAGAAACAATTGCTAGCGGACACTTTGGCcctgaaagaaaatgagcTTCAAACCCTCAGGGCATTGCCCAATTGCAAG GTGGGTCTTCCTAAACCTGCAGGCGGGCCGCCGTTCCACCAGCAGAACAGACAAACGTCAGCCAACCTGCCTGCTTTTGCAGCACCAAGCCTCAGCAAAACTCCAACG GCGAGATGA